The Elusimicrobiaceae bacterium genome segment CTGCGTGATGCGGCGGGCGCGGATATTTCCACGGTGTCGCGCCATCTGGCAATCCTGAAAAATACGGGCATTGTAAGCAGCCGCAAAGCGGGCACCCATATTTTTTATTCGCTGGCGTGCCGCTGCACGGCGGAATTTTTTTCCTGCATTGAAAAAATGACCGACCATAAAACCGGAGGCAACCATTATGCGCGAAAGCATATTTAAAAAACTGCTGGCCGCTTTGGACGGGTTTTTAAAAGCGAAAGCCAGTTCCGGAACCTGTTGCTGCAACAGCCAGATTCCCGGACAGGACAACTGCTGTTCTTCTAACCCGGAAGAAAAAAAAGAAGAAAAAGACGCGGAGAGCGACAAAGACCGCAAATCCGCCGATTGATGAAACGGAATAAAACGGGAGAACCGGACCCCGCATTGAAAAACGGGGAATACGTCGGCCGTGCCCGGCACGGCCGGCGGCCGGAAAAACACGGCGGACGCGTAATTTTCGCGTCGGAAATAAAGGCGGCATTATGTTCGAACTCGCTTCGCAATGGCTGACATATTCCATTTTAGGACTGGCGCGCGGCACAAAACTCGCCGGCGCGGCGGAATTCTTTTTCTACGATTCATTCAAGATTATCACGCTGCTGTTCGGCATGATCTTCGTTATCGGCGTGCTGCGCTCCTACCTCTCGCTGGCGGCGGTGCGGGGATGGACGGGCGGGAAAAATCCGCTGGTGTCGGCGGCGGGCGCGGCGGTGTTCGGCGCGAT includes the following:
- a CDS encoding metalloregulator ArsR/SmtB family transcription factor, whose translation is MNGNLIKQAELIKSLAHPTRLLIIKELADGEKCVCRLRDAAGADISTVSRHLAILKNTGIVSSRKAGTHIFYSLACRCTAEFFSCIEKMTDHKTGGNHYARKHI